The window CTGGTGGGAAACGTCCTCCTGGGCGGGGCCGTCGGCGGGACGCTGACCGGCGTCCGCTCGGGGCGGATGGTGCGGCAGCGACAGGAGATCCGCCGCTCGGCGAACCGCGCGCTCCTCGTGAACCGGCTGCTCAAACACGAGGTCCTCAACGCGATCACCATCATCGACGGGCACGCCGATCTCTTAGACGAGACAAGCGGTGGCCGATCGGAATCGCTGGGCGCGATCCGGCGGGCCGTGACGCGGATCAAATCGACGATCGGGGAGATCGGGACGATCGCCAGGGACGGGAGGGCGACGAGGCGACTCGATTTCGAGGAAGTCGTTCGGCGGGAGATCGACGGGATCGAGGCGCCGTCCGACGTCGACGTCGAACTCTCGGTTCTCACCGAAGACGCGGCGATCGACGCCGACGACCGGCTCGCGCTCGTGGTTAGAGAACTGCTCGAGAACGCCGTCGGTCACGGCGGTACCGACGTGAGCGTCGAGTTGGGCGGTTCTCCGCACACGGTTCGGCTGTCGATCGCGGACGACGGCCCCGGACTCCCTGAGGGGCAGCGGTCGCTGCTGGAAGACGGCGCGTTCCCCGAGTACGACGATCCCGCCACGGGCTTCGGCAACCAGATCGCCCGCCTGTTCGTGGTGCAGTTCGGCGGGACGATCCGCGTCCGAGAGGGACGCGAGGCGACCCCCGCTGGCGACGACGGCGGAACCGGAGGCGATACCGGGGCCGGAACCGGGACCGAAATCACGGTGCTGCTCCCCCGAAGCGAGCGCCGGGGCGTGTCCGTGGAGACGGTCGGCCTCTCCGTTCGGAACCTCACCCAGGCGATCGTCGGGGGGCTCCTCGGCGGTCTCGCTATGGGCGCGTTCGTCCAGCTAACGACCGGACTGCTCCCGGTCATCGGCTCACTGTACGGACTCCAGAACCCGCTGATCGGGTGGATAACCCACCTGTTCCACAGCGCGGTTTTCGGGCTGTTGTTCGCGGCGATCGCCACGGAACCGCGGATGGACCGGTTCGCGAGGGGACCCCTCCGCTCCGGACTCCTGGGGTTGGGGTGGGGTACCGTCCTCTGGTTCGTGGCGGCGGGGATCGTGATGCCCGCGTGGCTGTCGCTCGTCGGGATCCCCGCGGCGATCCCGAACTTCTCGCCGACCGGCTTCGTCGGACACGCGCTCTGGGGGACGGTACTGGGAGTCACGTACCGTGAACTCGGCACGCTCGACGTGGTCGAACGCCTGTGACGACGAGGGGCGATCTGCGTCTACGACCGGTCAGAGAGGGTTACCAATGGGTTAGGGAGCGCTTTTGACGTTTTGCGACGAATACGTGGGTAATGGCGCGACTTCTCACTCGCCGTGCCGTCCTCGCCGGCGTCGGAGTCGCATCGCTCGCCGGCTGTCTCGGCGGGGGACGAACCGATAGATCCGACGATTCCGGGGATGCGGGCGGCTCCGGCGACACCGGCGAACAGTCGGCGGCCGAATCCGGCGAAGGGGGAGCGACGGCGTCCGGGGAATCGGGCGGGGGAGGATCGGGGCCGCCGACGCGTGACGACCGGCTTCCGCTTCCGATGGAGCCGTCGGCCCTCCGGAGCGAAGCGGTGTCCGGCGGCCCGCCGAAGGACGGCATCCCGGCGATCGAGAGTCCGAAATTCGTCTCGGCCGAGGCGGGATCGGCCGACCTCGATCCCGGCGATCCGGTGTTCGGGGTCGCGACGGGCGGCGAGCCGAAAGCGTATCCCCAGTCGATACTGGTGGCACACGAGATCTGTAACGACGTCGTCGACGGCACGCCCGTGAGCGTCACCTACTGCCCCCTGACGGGCACCGCGATGGGGGTCGAACGCGGCGAGACCACCTTCGGCGTCTCCGGGCGGCTGGTGAACAACAACCTGATTATGTACGACCGCGCCACGGAGACGTGGTGGCCGCAGGTGCTCTCGACGGCCATTCCGGGGCCGTGGAACGAGGATCCGGACGTCTGGTCGCTCCGGGAGTTCCGAGTCGTCTGGACGACGTGGGAGCGATGGCGGAACCGCTACCCCGACACGCGCGTGCTCTCGCGCGACACCGGGTTCGCGAAGAACTACGACCGGGACCCCTACGGGTCGTACAACCCCCGAGCGGGGTACTACGCGCCGAACTCCCAGCCGATGTTCGGATCGCTCTCCGAGGACGAGCGTCTCCAACCGAAACGGGTCGTGATCGGAGCGCGAGCCCCCGACGGAGCGGCTGCCTTCGAGAAGGACCGGCTCAGGGAAGCGAAGCTCATCGAAGGCGAACTCGGCGGGGCGCCGGTCCTCGCGGTCTACGAACCGACCCTGGATACGGGCTACGTCTTCCGGAACCCCGACGAAAGGCGGTTCGAGTACCGCGACGGTCGGGTCGTCGACGGCGCCGGCGACGCCCACGCGCCGGACGCGCTTCCTCTGGATCGAGTCATCGCGTTCGACGCGATGTGGTTCGCCTGGAGCGGGTTCTACCCGGAGACGACGCTGTATGCCTGATACGGACCGCTCGCCCGCGGCAACGGACGAGGTCGGGACGCTCGCTCGGACGGCCGCCGCCCTCCGCGCCGCAGGGGGGCGGTGGGACTCCCGGCTGGTCTTCCTCGGGGCCGGCGGCGCCTACCTCGTCGTGTATCTGGTGACGGTGGGCGACCTCTCGTTCGCGAGCGGCGGGACGGGTGGGCTCGCGGTCCGGACCGTCGACGACCTCTCCCGCGCGTTCGCCAGCCTCGGGTTCTTCCGGTTCGACGCCGTCGCCGTCGTGTCGATCGGGCCGCTCACGTACCTGTTCTCGCCGCTCAACCTCCTGATTTCGATCGTCCTGTCGGCCCTCGTGGGCGCGAACTTCGCGCTCTCGTACCTCGGAGTGATCCAGCCGCGGGCCTGCGGACTGGAGAGTTCGACCGGCGTCCTCGCGGGCGTCCCGGCCCTGTTGTCGGGCGCGGCCTGCTGCGGACCGACGATACTGCTCGTCGTCGGTGTTCAGGCGAGCGCCACCGTCATCACGGGCTTTCAGTTCCTGGTCCCGGTCGCGCTCGCGATGCTCGTCGGCGGCCTGCTGCTTATCGGCCGGCAGGTCGATCCTGAACTCCTGTCCGGCGGGATCGGGAGTTGATCGGTTCCGACACGTCGCGGAGGGTCACACCCCCTCGTCAGATTCCCGACGTCCTCGTCAGACGTCCAGGGCGTCTGCCAGTTCGTGGAACGACTCGACTGTGAGATCCGGTTCGCCGTCGAAGGACTCCCACGGCGTCCCCTTGCGGTCGACCCAGACGCCCTGCATCCCGGCGTGCTTCGCGCCCATCACGTCGAACCAACCCGCCGTGACGTGGGCGATCTCCCCGATCGGCGTCCCCGTCCGTCCGGCGGCGTGGCGGTAGATCTCGGCGTCGGGTTTGAAGGTCCGGACCTCCTCGGCGCTGATCGCGTCTTCGATCAGGTCGCCGATCCCGGCGTGTTCGACCATCGACGCCAGCATCTCGGGGTTGCCGTTCGAGACGACGTAGCAGTCGTACCCGCCCGAGCGGAGCCGTTCGATGCCGTCGCGGACGTCGTCGAAGACGTCGAGTTCGTGGTACACCGCCAGGATCTCGTCGCGCTCGTCCGTCGAGATCCCCTCGTCGTGGGCGTCCAGCGCGTACTGGAGCGCGTCGCGGTTCATCTCGTAGAACGGCTGGTAGGCGTCGACGTGGTTGGCGACGAACGTGTACTCGATCGATCGCGAGCGCCAGAGCTTCGAGACGGGCTCGGGCGCGGCGACGCGGTCGGCCAGCGCCTTCTCGGCCGCGTCCACGTCGACGAGCGTGCTGTAGGAGTCGAACGTGACCGTCCTCACGCGGTCTGGGTCGAACGTCATCGTGCACACGACGGCGGGCGGAGTGATAGTATTCGGGATTTGGCGCCCGGGCGCTCGTCGCGCCGGGCCGGTTCGACACGCCGGATCGGTCGGGGCCGGGGACGCTCGCTCGTTTCACCCTCGGTCGGCTCTCTCGGGACGACGAACCGTCTCACCGTTCGGGGACGTCGAGCGAATACACCCGCTTTCGGGCGTCGATAAACGAGATCTCGGACGTCACGAGGCCGTTCTCTTCGAGCTGTGTCAGTCCGTACCGGACGGTTCGCGTGGGCAAGAGCGTCGACTCTGCGAGCTGGGACTGCGTGAGGTCGCCCTCGTACTCGAGCGTCTTCGCGACGAGCTTCGCGCTCGGGGGGAGATCGCCCAGCGCGACGGCGTTCTCGGCGGTCGTCAACGAGGAATGTGCGCTCATCTGTCTCTACGTGTCCGGGGAGCGGTTTAACCGTACGTCGAGTATGCGGCTCCGTCGCACAAGCGGCGCGTGCGTTCCGTCGCGAACGCCCCGGCGGCGTTCACCGGTCGGTCGCCCACTCCAAGAGCGGCTCCAGACGGGTCCGCACCTCGTCGCCGTCCCGGGTCAGCGCGTACTCGACGCGCGGCGGGATCTCGTCGTACTGCGTCCGAGAGACCAACCCGGCGGCCTCGAACTCGTCCAGTCGGGTCGATATCGTGGACGTGCTCGCGCCGGGGAGGTGCTCCTCGATCTCGCCGAACCGGAGGGAGTCGTGCGCCCCGATGATGCTCACGAGCTGCATCGCATACTTTTTGCTGAGCGTGTCGATGACGCCCGTCAGCGGACAGTAGCACGTTCCGTCCACGTCGCACGTCGGCCCCTGGCGTGTCGTCGAATCTCTCATAGCTTCGGTCTCTCGAACCCACTCCGAGGGTTTGGACTCTACAGTATAATTACTTCAGGTTTCAAAGCCGAAGCGATGTCCGACCAACACTCCTACGACCTCGTCGTCCTCGGCGGTGGAGCCGCGGCGTTCGCCGCGGTCACCGAAGCCGGCCGGCGCGGGCTCTCGACGGCGATGGTGAACGCGGGCCTCCCGATCGGCGGGACCTGCGTCAACGTCGGTTGCGTCCCCAGCAAACGGCTCCTCGCCGTCGCGGAGAGCGCCTTCGCGTCGCGGGAGAACCCCTTCGACGCGGTCCGCTACGGCGACGGCGAGCCCGCCGTCGACTGGGCCGCCGCGATAGACGGGACCGACGACCTCGTCGAGCGGTTCCGCCGGACCAACTACGTCGACGTCGCCGACCACCACGGCACCGACGTCTACGAGGGCCGCGGGAGATTCGTGCGGGACACCACCATCGAGGTGGTCGACGGAACCGACGCGGGGGTACGCATCGCCGGCGAGAAGGCACTCGTCGCGACCGGGAGTTCGCCGTCGGCTCCGCCTATCGAGGGCCTCGACGAGGTGGACTATTACACGAGCGAAACGATCCTCCGAGAGCGCGATCTCCCCGAGAGCGTCGTGGTGGTGGGGGGCGGCTACGTCGCGCTCGAATGGGGGCAGATCCTCCACCGCGTCGGCGTCGACGTGACCGTCCTCCAGCGCTCCGCCCGCGTGCTCTCGAGTATGGAGGGGCGGCTCGGCCGGGAGCTGCAACGTGTCTTCGAAGCGGAGGGGATCGAGATCGTCACCGGCAACGAATTCGAGCACGTCCGCGGGACGGGAGCCGACGCGATGGAGTCGGGCGTGGCCGTCGAGACGACCGTCGACGGCACCGAGCGGACGGTCACCGGCGAGGCGCTGTTCGTCGCGACGGGCGTCCGGCCCAACAGCGACGGGATCGGCGTCGAGACCGACGACGACGGTAGCGTCACCGTCGACGAGTACCTCCGGACGACGAACTCCGACGTCTACGCCGCCGGCGACGTGATCGGCGATCCCGAACTCGAGACGGTCGCCGCCAAGGAAGGGAACCACGCCGTCGGGAACGCCTTCGGCGGGGAGGGCGTCACGATCGATTACGGCTCGGTTCCCGCGGTCGTATTCACCAGTCCGGAGGTGGCCTCCGTCGGCACCACCGAACGCGAGTACGCGGCCGAGCACGGCACCTGTTCCTGTCGGACCGTCCGGATGGAAGACGTCCCCCGGGCGAGAGTACTCGAGGATACGGACGGCCTCGTGCAGGTCGTAAAACACCACGAGACCGACGAGATCGTCGGCGTGCATATGGTCGGTCCCCGGGCGGCTGAGACGATCGGGGAAGCGACGCTGGCGGTGAAGTTCGGACTGACCGTCGACGACGTCATCGACACCGTCCACCCCTTCCCGACGTTCTCGGAGGCGTTCAAACACGCCTGTCAGGCGTTCCGGCGCGACACGTCGACGATGAGTTGCTGCGTGGAGTAATTCCGTCGGAGATGCACAGCCGAGAGGGCGAAGCGACCGACGGTATCGGGCCGACGACGTACGGATCGTGGGGACTCGATTCTCGGATCAGGGGCTTCTCGGTGATCGATCCCGGACCGATCACCGGTGTGTGACGCCGGTCCGCGCTTCGATGATCTGCTCTTGCATCTCGTCGATTTTGATGAGGTGACAGAGCGGATTGCCGGGATACACGACCGGGTTCTCCAGCACGCCGACGAGCAGTCCCGTGAACGGTGCCTCCACGGTCGTTTCCTCCGTTTTGAACGGGTTCGTGATCCGACAGACCGTCTCGCCCTCGTGGACCAGATCGCCCCGGCCGTGGAGCATCTCGACGATGCCGCCGGCGTCGGCCCGCAACCACGTCTTCTCCTCCCACCCCTCGACGACGGTTCGCCACCCCGGCCAGCGGACGGTCTCCTGCTGGTAGATCCCGTATTCGGCGAACACGCTCCGCACGCCCTCCAGCGCGTGGTCGATGAGCCGCCGTTCGAAGCGGTGCGCCTCGCCCATCTCGAGGGTGATGGTGGGGATCCCGTCCTCGGTCGCTTCGCGGCGAAGCATCCCGGAAGAGCCCTCGCCCGCGATGATGAGATTCGTCCCGAACGCCCGGGCCAGTCTGGCCGTGTCCGGCTCCGTCATATCGGCGCGGACGTGGAACATATTGGTTCGTCCGCGGGTGGACGTGTGGAAATCGAGACCGAAATCGCAGGGCTCGATGAAGTTCTGGTAGATCGCGTGCGCGATCCGGTTCGAACTCGTGCTGTGAGGCTTCCCCGGGAAGGCCCTGTTCAGGTCCCGTTCGTAGATCGGTAAGTACCGCTCTTGCGCCACGAACCCCTGTACGTTCAGTACGGGGAGACAGACGATGGTCCCGCAGACCTCACTGTGCGTCCACTCTTGGGCGACCTCCCGCACGACTTCGATGCCGTTGAGTTCGTCCCCGTGAATCGCCGCCGAGAGAAACGCCGTGGGGCCGGGGCGCGGTCCGTTGATGATCGTGACGGGGATTCGGACCGGGTCCCCGAGGTACGTCTCGCTCACCGAATAGCGGAGTTCTTCGGTCTCGCCCGGTTCGACCCGCCCACCGTCGAACGTGAACGTCTCGTCGTCCGTGTCGGTCATCGAGATCCCAACGGTTTGGAAGCGGGTTAAATGAGTAATGCGCGTGTAACTGTTTTGCACGCTCACCGTGCGGATAATACGTTGTCCCGACAACACGATACAGAGAGGCCCCTATGACCGCCCCTACTGATTCCGCAGCGCGGGAGGGAGCGACGGATCGGTATCACCCGGGGAGCGGTGAGCCGGGGGACGGAGCCGAGACACGACGAATCGGCGTGCTGAGTCTCCACAACAGCAAGGAGACCAAGGCGATCCTGAACGCCGTCCGAGCGCTGGGGCACGATCCGGTGTGGATCCGAGACGAGAACGTCACCTCGCAGATCCGTGACGGGCGCTTTCGGCTTTCGCCCCGCGTGGACGTTCTCGTCAACCGGATGCTGCTCACGAAAAGCGAGTCGCGGTTCGAGGACCTCCAGCTCGCGTCCCTCTACGAGGAGACGACTCCCGTCGTGAACTCGCCGCGGGCAGTCGCGGATACGCTTCACAAGTACCGAGCCGCGGCGAAACTCGCCGCAGCGGGGCTCCCGGTGCCCGACGCGTACTTCGGACGGTCCCCCCGAACCTTCGAAGCGTGGCCCGAGCGCCTCCCCGGCGACGCGGTCCACAAGCACACGGTCGGAACGAACGGGCGGCAGATGTCGATCGTCTCGCCGGACGAGCCGGTGGGCCCGATGATCGCCAACCGACACTCGTTCCTCCAGGAGTTCCTGAACGCGTCGGGCGACCGACCGTCCGACGTGCGGGTGTACGTCGTCGGCGACGCGGTCGTCGGGGCGATGCGCCGGCACGCTCCCGAGGGCGACTGGCGGACGAACGTCGCCCTCGGCGGGGACGTGGAAGACGTCACCGACAGCCTCGACCGGGAGGCCCGCGGCCTCGCGACGGAGGCGACGACCGTCCTCGGTCTGGACCTCGCCGGGGTCGACCTGATGTCCGTCGACGGCGACTGGTACGTTCTCGAACTCAACGCCACCGCCGGGTTCAAGGGGCTGTTCGATGCGACCGGCGTCTCGGTGGCACCTCACATCGCCCGGCTGGCGATCGAACGCGCCGGCGGGAGCGTCGACGCGGCGCGGGCGGAGGGGCTCGAATCGACGCTCGACGATTCGGTTCCCGACTGTAAACCGCCGCTCGTCGAGCGGGGCACGGACGGGGTCCTCGGATACACGACCCAGATCCGTATCAACGGTCACGGCGGAACCGAAGCGGTCGTCGCCAAGTCCGACACGGGGGCGAAACGGACGAGCATCGACACCGACCTCGCCGGTCGGATCGGCGCCGGCCCCCTCGTGGGGACGACGCAGGTTCGGTCGGGCATCGGAAGCGGTTCCGAAACTCGCCCCCTCGTCGACGTCGATCTGCGTCTCAACGGACGGTGGCGCCCCGTCACGGTCAGCGTCACCGATCGATCGGAGATGCGGTACCCGGTGCTGCTCGGTCGCGACGTGCTGGGATCGTACACGCTCGACGTGAGCCGAACGGTGGAGGAGTAGCCGTGGTGTACAGTCGTCGCCCCCCGCGCGGCAATCGGCCCTGTCGGTCGCTCGGGCCGGCGGCGACCGTCGGGAGCGCCCGATGACGTCGCGGTCGCGGGTGCGGATGCCACCGGAAAGAGACGGACGAGGGACGTGTCCGCCCTGAGGCGGCGAGCCGTGCTGGAACGCCTCGCTGCGACGAGCGACGCCGAACGGCGGAGAACGACGACCGTTCGGGCGCTCGCGTCGTCGCTCGGTGCCGACGAGGGAGCGGTCGAGACCCACCTGGACGCACTAGCGGCCTGTGGACTGGCCCGGAAGGACGCCGCGGGGCGAGCGCGAGTGACGATCACCGGGGAGGAGCTTCTGGAACTCAACCCCGGCGACGCGGTGGTCGTCGACGCCGACCCGACGGACTCGTGAAAAGAGGGGGTGGTTTTTACCCGAACCGCGCGTAGTCTGTAGCCAAATGGAACGGGATCGCTGATGTCGGGAAACGACGCCGACGAGTCGACGGAGGACGCCGAGGAAGTGCAGTACGACCCCACTTCCAGTCGGTACGATCTGTACGAGTGCCCCGACTGCGACAACGTCGTCCTCGCGCTGGGACGGGACGAACCACCGATGGCCTGCCACGGGAACCCGATGGAGCGCGTGACCGACGTGGAGATGAGCGTCAAGCCGCCGGACGTGAAACAGGTCCTCCTGCAGGCGTTCGGGCTGCCGAAGGCGGGGCTGGACATCTGCCTGTGCGTCATCGGGGAGGGGCCGCTCTCGGCGAGGGAAGTCGCCGACTCCCTCGGGTACGATCGGAGCACGATCACCCGATACCTCAATAAGCTCGTGGATCTG is drawn from Halobellus limi and contains these coding sequences:
- a CDS encoding RimK family alpha-L-glutamate ligase, whose amino-acid sequence is MTAPTDSAAREGATDRYHPGSGEPGDGAETRRIGVLSLHNSKETKAILNAVRALGHDPVWIRDENVTSQIRDGRFRLSPRVDVLVNRMLLTKSESRFEDLQLASLYEETTPVVNSPRAVADTLHKYRAAAKLAAAGLPVPDAYFGRSPRTFEAWPERLPGDAVHKHTVGTNGRQMSIVSPDEPVGPMIANRHSFLQEFLNASGDRPSDVRVYVVGDAVVGAMRRHAPEGDWRTNVALGGDVEDVTDSLDREARGLATEATTVLGLDLAGVDLMSVDGDWYVLELNATAGFKGLFDATGVSVAPHIARLAIERAGGSVDAARAEGLESTLDDSVPDCKPPLVERGTDGVLGYTTQIRINGHGGTEAVVAKSDTGAKRTSIDTDLAGRIGAGPLVGTTQVRSGIGSGSETRPLVDVDLRLNGRWRPVTVSVTDRSEMRYPVLLGRDVLGSYTLDVSRTVEE
- the merA gene encoding mercury(II) reductase, encoding MSDQHSYDLVVLGGGAAAFAAVTEAGRRGLSTAMVNAGLPIGGTCVNVGCVPSKRLLAVAESAFASRENPFDAVRYGDGEPAVDWAAAIDGTDDLVERFRRTNYVDVADHHGTDVYEGRGRFVRDTTIEVVDGTDAGVRIAGEKALVATGSSPSAPPIEGLDEVDYYTSETILRERDLPESVVVVGGGYVALEWGQILHRVGVDVTVLQRSARVLSSMEGRLGRELQRVFEAEGIEIVTGNEFEHVRGTGADAMESGVAVETTVDGTERTVTGEALFVATGVRPNSDGIGVETDDDGSVTVDEYLRTTNSDVYAAGDVIGDPELETVAAKEGNHAVGNAFGGEGVTIDYGSVPAVVFTSPEVASVGTTEREYAAEHGTCSCRTVRMEDVPRARVLEDTDGLVQVVKHHETDEIVGVHMVGPRAAETIGEATLAVKFGLTVDDVIDTVHPFPTFSEAFKHACQAFRRDTSTMSCCVE
- a CDS encoding haloacid dehalogenase type II — its product is MTFDPDRVRTVTFDSYSTLVDVDAAEKALADRVAAPEPVSKLWRSRSIEYTFVANHVDAYQPFYEMNRDALQYALDAHDEGISTDERDEILAVYHELDVFDDVRDGIERLRSGGYDCYVVSNGNPEMLASMVEHAGIGDLIEDAISAEEVRTFKPDAEIYRHAAGRTGTPIGEIAHVTAGWFDVMGAKHAGMQGVWVDRKGTPWESFDGEPDLTVESFHELADALDV
- a CDS encoding MarR family transcriptional regulator; translation: MSGNDADESTEDAEEVQYDPTSSRYDLYECPDCDNVVLALGRDEPPMACHGNPMERVTDVEMSVKPPDVKQVLLQAFGLPKAGLDICLCVIGEGPLSAREVADSLGYDRSTITRYLNKLVDLGLLRRSELNREGGGIVNVYHSVDLERMRRETLIGFYIWAGEAAALIEDANVTKQDYLEENPDRELPDVFWDSFRDD
- a CDS encoding winged helix-turn-helix transcriptional regulator → MRDSTTRQGPTCDVDGTCYCPLTGVIDTLSKKYAMQLVSIIGAHDSLRFGEIEEHLPGASTSTISTRLDEFEAAGLVSRTQYDEIPPRVEYALTRDGDEVRTRLEPLLEWATDR
- a CDS encoding winged helix-turn-helix domain-containing protein, encoding MSAHSSLTTAENAVALGDLPPSAKLVAKTLEYEGDLTQSQLAESTLLPTRTVRYGLTQLEENGLVTSEISFIDARKRVYSLDVPER
- a CDS encoding DUF3179 domain-containing protein translates to MARLLTRRAVLAGVGVASLAGCLGGGRTDRSDDSGDAGGSGDTGEQSAAESGEGGATASGESGGGGSGPPTRDDRLPLPMEPSALRSEAVSGGPPKDGIPAIESPKFVSAEAGSADLDPGDPVFGVATGGEPKAYPQSILVAHEICNDVVDGTPVSVTYCPLTGTAMGVERGETTFGVSGRLVNNNLIMYDRATETWWPQVLSTAIPGPWNEDPDVWSLREFRVVWTTWERWRNRYPDTRVLSRDTGFAKNYDRDPYGSYNPRAGYYAPNSQPMFGSLSEDERLQPKRVVIGARAPDGAAAFEKDRLREAKLIEGELGGAPVLAVYEPTLDTGYVFRNPDERRFEYRDGRVVDGAGDAHAPDALPLDRVIAFDAMWFAWSGFYPETTLYA
- a CDS encoding succinylglutamate desuccinylase/aspartoacylase family protein, which produces MTDTDDETFTFDGGRVEPGETEELRYSVSETYLGDPVRIPVTIINGPRPGPTAFLSAAIHGDELNGIEVVREVAQEWTHSEVCGTIVCLPVLNVQGFVAQERYLPIYERDLNRAFPGKPHSTSSNRIAHAIYQNFIEPCDFGLDFHTSTRGRTNMFHVRADMTEPDTARLARAFGTNLIIAGEGSSGMLRREATEDGIPTITLEMGEAHRFERRLIDHALEGVRSVFAEYGIYQQETVRWPGWRTVVEGWEEKTWLRADAGGIVEMLHGRGDLVHEGETVCRITNPFKTEETTVEAPFTGLLVGVLENPVVYPGNPLCHLIKIDEMQEQIIEARTGVTHR
- a CDS encoding LexA family transcriptional regulator, with protein sequence MSALRRRAVLERLAATSDAERRRTTTVRALASSLGADEGAVETHLDALAACGLARKDAAGRARVTITGEELLELNPGDAVVVDADPTDS
- a CDS encoding ATP-binding protein, with the translated sequence MRSPQRVQYSGLVVALSGFGITRLFVAETARVDAAVPFLLAGVLPLVAGLALTVYGVALAIGPFSEEYVDTIARWHVLGVGGMVVVFAVTAADQFVRSGGVGFLYQAPLLVGNVLLGGAVGGTLTGVRSGRMVRQRQEIRRSANRALLVNRLLKHEVLNAITIIDGHADLLDETSGGRSESLGAIRRAVTRIKSTIGEIGTIARDGRATRRLDFEEVVRREIDGIEAPSDVDVELSVLTEDAAIDADDRLALVVRELLENAVGHGGTDVSVELGGSPHTVRLSIADDGPGLPEGQRSLLEDGAFPEYDDPATGFGNQIARLFVVQFGGTIRVREGREATPAGDDGGTGGDTGAGTGTEITVLLPRSERRGVSVETVGLSVRNLTQAIVGGLLGGLAMGAFVQLTTGLLPVIGSLYGLQNPLIGWITHLFHSAVFGLLFAAIATEPRMDRFARGPLRSGLLGLGWGTVLWFVAAGIVMPAWLSLVGIPAAIPNFSPTGFVGHALWGTVLGVTYRELGTLDVVERL